A genome region from Procambarus clarkii isolate CNS0578487 chromosome 78, FALCON_Pclarkii_2.0, whole genome shotgun sequence includes the following:
- the mRpS31 gene encoding small ribosomal subunit protein mS31: protein MAAALRPRAAQALRVVLNGYGFRPWHQTRAFCKIPPDDAKPVEEIQKSQTEKQQEQTGDINKTALRTEESLNEGKLEIAQSSEKLLTEVKQDRSLHKMVSSTIDKDHSQDNKQDATQKMEVPYEEDKIDHSVDTIATGQKIEEALTGVKQETKDEILPQKGEKVVTEKGQIAAQVSEESIVEKKEENVVDKGTAAKKKLNDLLTSLATAEIIPVEPTLKLSRPKARQKKKDKSKEPAQAADPLIGSELLSATKEVAENLGGDTKATESELLSALRSHAANELPDEKPVALSDLLVGMKVERKQSKSVREFPRPKRYDREHEASQRGSRDGAQDQRRWQRTTSKSEPRTLAPVDLFGTECLGIFSKEPSKERKSMAEAAPLLPVWETTHQREVQQSVSHPPENAFVEMIQWTKQGKLWTFPIDNEVGLEEEKSVGFHEHVFLERHLEGWCPPRGPIRNFMELVCTGLSKNPYITVERKHAHIQWYKNYFAEKEQLLKELGAIESSPKLGKENTV, encoded by the exons ATGGCTGCTGCCTTGCGTCCGAGGGCTGCTCAAGCCCTTCGTGTGGTCCTCAACGG aTATGGATTTCGACCTTGGCATCAAACCCGAGCATTTTGTAAGATTCCTCCAGATGATGCCAAACCAGTGGAGGAGATACAGAAATCTCAAACAGAAAAGCAACAAGAACAGACAGGAGACATAAATAAAACTGCATTGAGGACTGAAGAATCTCTGAATGAAGGAAAGCTGGAGATTGCACAGAGTTCTGAGAAGCTTCTCACAGAAGTGAAGCAAGATCGGTCGTTACATAAAATGGTGTCCTCTACGATAGATAAAGACCATTCTCAGGATAACAAACAAGATGCCACACAAAAAATGGAGGTGCCTTACGAAGAAGACAAAATTGACCACTCAGTAGACACGATTGCCACAGGGCAAAAGATTGAAGAAGCTTTGACTGGAGTGAAACAAGAGACCAAGGACGAGATATTACCACAAAAGGGTGAGAAGGTTGTTACTGAAAAGGGACAGATAGCAGCCCAAGTTAGTGAAGAGTCAATTGTTGAAAAGAAAGAAGAGAATGTAGTTGATAAAGGCACAGCTGCCAAGAAAAAGCTTAATGATCTTCTCACATCACTAGCTACA GCAGAGATCATACCAGTGGAGCCCACGTTGAAACTGTCTAGACCTAAAGCTCGACAGAAGAAAAAGGACAAGAGTAAAGAGCCTGCTCAGGCAGCTGATCCTCTCATTG GATCTGAGCTTCTCTCTGCAACCAAAGAAGTGGCAGAAAATCTGGGTGGTGACACAAAGGCCACCGAGTCTGAGTTGCTGTCTGCTCTGAGATCGCACGCTGCAAATGAATTGCCTGATGAAAAACCAGTTGCTCTGag TGATTTGCTTGTGGGTATGAAAGTCGAGAGAAAGCAGAGCAAGTCAGTACGGGAATTTCCTCGTCCTAAGCGTTACGATCGAGAGCACGAGGCTTCCCAGAGAGGTTCGAGAGATGGAGCACAGGACCAAAGAAGGTGGCAAAGGACTACGAGTAAATCTGAACCCAG AACACTGGCTCCTGTTGACCTTTTTGGTACAGAATGCCTTGGCATTTTTAGCAAAGAGCCGAGCAAGGAAAGGAAAAGTATGGCAGAGGCCGCGCCTTTGTTACCCGTATGGGAGACTACACACCAGCGGGAGGTACAGCAGTCTGTGTCTCACCCACCTGAAAATGCTTTTGTTGAAATGATACAGTGGACAAAGCAAGGCAAATTATGGACATTCCCCATTGATAATGAAGTTG GCCTTGAGGAGGAGAAGAGTGTTGGATTCCACGAGCATGTCTTCTTGGAGCGTCACCTAGAGGGCTGGTGTCCACCGCGCGGACCCATCAGAAACTTCATGGAATTAGTGTGCACCGGACTTTCCAAAAATCCTTACATCACTGTGGAGCGTAAGCACGCGCACATACAGTGGTATAAGAACTATTTTGCAGAAAAGGAACAGTTGCTGAAGGAACTTGGGGCAATAGAATCTTCTCCTAAACTTGGTAAAGAAAACACCGTATGA